The proteins below come from a single Desulfitobacterium metallireducens DSM 15288 genomic window:
- the larA gene encoding nickel-dependent lactate racemase: MKVKLAYGKSGMNIEVSNDSKVIIPTHLNRIEDDHKAVLQALRNPIGTQPLSEMVKPSDRVVIVISDITRPTPSHKLVPWILEELQHVPIGNITIINGLGTHRDNTQEELIEMLGKNIVDSVRIINHHCQEKSELSRIGTSKFGCEVYLNKEFVEADFRIVTGFIEPHFFAGFSGGPKGVMPGIAGLETILAFHNAKMIGHSLATWGVLENNPLQEFAREVNSFCKPDFLLNVALNGKKEITNVFAGELTQTHSEGCAYVKKHAMMQCEHRYDVVITTNAGYPLDQNLYQAVKGMDAARKIVKQEGTIICAAECSDGMPSHGNFSKILQMRNTSKELLEMINDPSFQMFDQWEAQRLAMIQEWADVYMYSNLPDESVEIAKLTPTKNIEQTLDELKQKYGASMSIAVLPLGPLTIPYVEEK; the protein is encoded by the coding sequence ATGAAAGTTAAGTTGGCTTACGGAAAAAGTGGCATGAATATTGAGGTTTCTAATGACTCTAAAGTAATTATTCCTACCCACCTGAATCGCATTGAGGATGACCATAAAGCTGTGTTACAGGCGCTACGTAACCCCATCGGGACGCAACCTCTAAGCGAAATGGTTAAGCCGAGTGACCGGGTGGTCATTGTGATCAGTGATATCACTCGACCGACTCCCAGTCATAAATTAGTTCCCTGGATCCTTGAGGAACTTCAACATGTGCCTATCGGGAATATTACGATCATAAATGGCTTAGGGACACATCGCGATAATACACAAGAAGAACTTATTGAAATGTTAGGGAAAAATATTGTTGACTCAGTGCGCATTATTAATCATCACTGTCAGGAAAAATCCGAGCTTTCACGGATCGGCACCAGTAAATTCGGATGTGAGGTTTACCTTAATAAGGAATTTGTTGAAGCGGATTTTCGAATTGTCACTGGGTTTATTGAACCCCACTTTTTTGCAGGCTTTTCTGGAGGTCCAAAGGGCGTAATGCCGGGTATTGCAGGGCTGGAAACAATTCTTGCCTTTCATAATGCCAAAATGATTGGACATTCCTTAGCAACTTGGGGTGTTTTGGAAAATAACCCACTTCAAGAATTTGCAAGAGAAGTGAATTCATTTTGCAAACCCGATTTTCTTCTGAATGTTGCCTTAAATGGGAAAAAAGAGATTACTAATGTTTTTGCAGGAGAGTTAACTCAAACGCATAGTGAAGGATGCGCATATGTAAAAAAGCATGCTATGATGCAATGTGAACATCGCTACGACGTCGTAATTACAACGAATGCAGGATACCCTCTCGATCAAAACCTCTATCAGGCGGTCAAAGGGATGGATGCGGCTCGCAAAATCGTCAAGCAAGAGGGTACTATTATTTGCGCAGCAGAATGTAGCGATGGAATGCCCAGTCATGGTAACTTTTCCAAAATCCTGCAGATGCGTAATACATCAAAGGAACTCCTGGAAATGATTAATGATCCATCTTTTCAGATGTTCGATCAATGGGAAGCACAGCGCCTAGCAATGATCCAAGAGTGGGCAGATGTCTACATGTACTCAAATTTACCTGACGAATCCGTCGAAATCGCCAAACTCACTCCAACGAAGAATATTGAGCAAACGTTGGACGAGCTTAAGCAAAAGTACGGCGCTAGCATGAGTATTGCGGTATTGCCTCTTGGACCGTTGACAATTCCCTATGTTGAAGAAAAATAA
- a CDS encoding DMT family transporter encodes MSLTTNLTLFKFKNVRLKAILLLLITATMWSLGGMLIKSINAHPLAIAGVRSAIASVVFLIILGKPRMNWTRVQMGAAASYAGTVIFFVIATKATTAANAIFLQYTAPIYVALLSSRLLKEKTKVLDWVTVLIVLGGMVLFFLDNLSTTGIMGNIFGIISGICFALQIIFLRMQKDGSPWESVFLGNIITAIIGLPFLTTAWPNAFDWVELLILGVVQLGLPYILYTIAIKHTTALEAILIPVIEPILNPLWVLLFLGEKPGSWSLIGGFIVLMAITIRCILVEIPISFPVKVKRQNESHDSLG; translated from the coding sequence GTGAGCCTAACTACAAACCTAACATTATTTAAATTTAAAAATGTAAGATTAAAAGCCATTCTCCTTTTGCTGATTACTGCTACTATGTGGAGCCTTGGCGGAATGCTGATTAAATCCATAAATGCGCATCCTTTAGCAATAGCCGGTGTAAGAAGCGCTATCGCATCCGTAGTTTTTTTAATAATTTTAGGTAAGCCAAGAATGAACTGGACTAGGGTCCAAATGGGTGCAGCGGCATCTTATGCGGGGACAGTCATATTTTTTGTGATTGCCACGAAAGCGACGACTGCGGCTAATGCCATCTTTCTCCAATATACAGCTCCTATCTATGTCGCTCTCTTAAGCAGCCGGTTGTTAAAAGAAAAGACGAAAGTCTTAGATTGGGTTACAGTTTTAATTGTCCTTGGAGGTATGGTTTTATTCTTTCTAGATAATTTAAGCACCACCGGTATAATGGGAAATATATTTGGTATAATAAGCGGAATCTGCTTTGCTTTACAAATCATTTTCCTCCGTATGCAGAAAGATGGATCTCCTTGGGAATCGGTGTTTTTAGGAAATATTATTACAGCCATTATTGGGCTGCCTTTTCTTACAACAGCATGGCCTAATGCATTCGATTGGGTAGAACTACTTATTTTAGGAGTTGTTCAGCTTGGCCTACCCTATATTTTGTATACTATTGCGATTAAGCACACAACAGCCCTTGAAGCCATCCTCATTCCAGTTATCGAACCGATCCTAAACCCCTTATGGGTCCTGCTATTTTTAGGTGAAAAACCTGGTTCTTGGTCTTTAATCGGTGGTTTCATTGTGCTTATGGCCATTACAATACGATGTATTCTTGTGGAGATACCGATTTCATTCCCTGTGAAGGTTAAGCGTCAAAATGAAAGTCATGATAGCTTAGGTTAA
- a CDS encoding DUF1847 domain-containing protein, translated as MDCTRCLSKGCRTLSPCVDRRLDYFENYTTEDNQDFTRAASALIDGGRAGTLNRLEEITEFVKLKDYQKIGVAYCFGMEKEATLLRDYLIQHTGLKPVMVSCTVDGIKESELDTQKTNSTVSCNPLGQANILNSSGVEFTILMGLCLGHDILIQKYLTMDFTTFVVKDRVLEHNPILALPGYKTAEDLFVESLPRDFNLIKMDEFITKLKNGKSPEDFYLLDLRGPEVFQENSISGSINCLLNELPERYRTLFPDKHKEIIVYCNGGMQSLYGVMYLALKGYTHVKSLSGGYSKYRAQTV; from the coding sequence ATGGACTGTACAAGATGTTTATCTAAAGGTTGTAGAACGTTATCCCCTTGTGTTGACCGTCGCTTGGATTATTTCGAAAACTACACAACTGAAGATAATCAGGATTTTACTCGTGCGGCCTCTGCACTCATCGATGGAGGACGAGCCGGAACCTTAAATCGTCTGGAGGAAATTACCGAGTTTGTTAAACTGAAAGACTATCAAAAAATTGGCGTTGCTTATTGCTTTGGTATGGAGAAAGAAGCGACTCTCTTAAGAGACTATCTTATCCAGCACACGGGATTAAAACCGGTTATGGTTTCCTGTACTGTTGATGGCATAAAAGAATCTGAGCTTGATACCCAGAAGACAAACTCCACAGTATCCTGTAACCCCCTTGGACAAGCGAATATTCTCAATTCTTCAGGCGTTGAGTTTACGATTCTGATGGGGCTTTGTCTAGGTCACGACATTCTTATTCAAAAATATTTAACGATGGATTTCACCACATTTGTTGTCAAAGATAGAGTGTTAGAGCATAATCCAATACTCGCCCTACCCGGTTACAAGACAGCAGAAGATCTGTTTGTGGAGAGCCTTCCTCGCGATTTTAATCTTATTAAAATGGACGAGTTTATAACTAAACTTAAGAATGGAAAAAGTCCTGAGGATTTTTATCTGCTTGATTTAAGAGGACCTGAAGTTTTTCAGGAAAATAGTATTTCGGGTTCTATAAACTGTCTTTTAAACGAGCTTCCTGAACGTTACCGCACTCTTTTTCCTGATAAACATAAAGAAATCATCGTATATTGTAATGGCGGTATGCAATCACTCTATGGTGTGATGTACCTTGCCTTAAAAGGATATACCCATGTTAAAAGCCTTAGTGGTGGATATTCAAAATATCGGGCTCAAACAGTATAG
- a CDS encoding DEAD/DEAH box helicase, which translates to MSNSNFDTYQLSHELLKAIRLLNFNSPTQVQEQVIPAVLSQKDIIIKSQTGSGKTAAFAIPICELVDWEQNKPQALVLTPTRELAVQAREDLFNIGRFKRLKVAAIYGKYSFQVQEKVLRQKTHVVVGTPGRLIDHLERGTLDPSHIRYLVIDEADEMLNMGFIEQIEAIIPRLPLERVTLLLSATMPQDIDVLCHNIMKDPLRVEIEEQNPATDRIAQERYHVNESDKIQLLEDLTRVENPDSCMIFCNTKQTVDEVYAELVKQNYSCEKLHGGMEQRDRLSVMQDFRHGLFRYLVATDVAARGLDIEDITLVINYDIPYDKESYIHRIGRTGRVNKLGKALTFVTENDVKFLNDIQDYIGKEIILKERPKAKTVLEAKQEFITKINTLPEIKESKGAQLSAEIMKIHVNAGKKTKMRPVDIVGTLCNIPGITAVDIGVINVLDVSTFFEILNNKGELVLQELQNTPIKGRLRKVSKADRQF; encoded by the coding sequence ATGAGTAATAGTAACTTTGATACGTATCAATTAAGCCATGAGTTATTAAAAGCAATCCGCTTATTAAATTTCAACAGTCCCACTCAAGTCCAGGAGCAAGTAATCCCGGCTGTTTTGTCTCAAAAAGATATCATCATCAAGTCCCAAACGGGAAGCGGGAAGACGGCAGCTTTTGCCATTCCTATTTGCGAATTAGTCGATTGGGAACAGAATAAACCGCAAGCCTTAGTGCTTACCCCCACCCGAGAACTTGCAGTCCAGGCCAGAGAGGATCTATTTAACATTGGACGGTTTAAACGGTTAAAAGTAGCGGCAATTTATGGGAAGTACTCTTTCCAGGTTCAGGAGAAGGTACTTAGGCAAAAAACACATGTCGTGGTTGGAACCCCGGGCCGCTTAATCGATCATCTCGAAAGGGGGACATTGGATCCATCCCATATAAGATATCTCGTCATTGATGAAGCCGATGAAATGTTGAATATGGGTTTCATAGAGCAGATCGAAGCCATCATTCCGCGCTTGCCCTTAGAACGGGTAACCCTTCTCTTGTCAGCGACAATGCCTCAAGACATTGATGTCTTATGTCATAACATCATGAAAGATCCGCTTCGAGTCGAAATCGAAGAACAAAATCCTGCGACCGACCGGATCGCTCAGGAAAGATATCACGTTAATGAGAGCGATAAAATTCAGCTTCTTGAAGATCTAACAAGGGTTGAAAACCCGGATAGCTGCATGATATTTTGCAATACCAAACAAACGGTCGATGAGGTATACGCTGAACTCGTGAAGCAGAACTATTCCTGTGAGAAGTTACACGGAGGTATGGAACAACGTGACCGATTAAGCGTCATGCAGGATTTTAGACACGGATTATTCAGATATCTTGTTGCCACAGATGTCGCGGCTAGAGGCCTGGATATTGAGGACATTACTTTGGTGATCAATTATGATATCCCCTATGACAAAGAAAGCTATATTCACCGAATCGGAAGAACAGGCCGCGTCAACAAGTTGGGGAAAGCCCTTACCTTTGTTACGGAAAATGACGTTAAATTTTTAAACGATATTCAAGACTACATCGGAAAAGAGATTATTCTAAAGGAAAGACCGAAGGCAAAAACAGTGCTTGAGGCGAAACAAGAATTTATTACGAAAATCAATACGCTGCCAGAAATCAAGGAATCAAAAGGTGCGCAACTGAGCGCTGAAATAATGAAAATCCATGTGAATGCCGGAAAAAAAACAAAGATGAGACCGGTCGATATTGTCGGCACACTTTGTAACATTCCAGGCATTACTGCCGTAGATATCGGAGTCATCAATGTACTGGATGTATCTACCTTTTTTGAAATCTTAAATAATAAAGGTGAGCTGGTGCTACAAGAGTTACAAAACACTCCGATTAAAGGCCGGCTTCGGAAGGTCAGTAAAGCAGACCGGCAGTTTTAG
- a CDS encoding rubredoxin-like domain-containing protein, which produces MLWKCSVCGYLHEGKEAPEKCPKCGVPKEKFSALSEEDAKKVYDSDRTNEIHMEIIELAMKIKDLAKEGIDINLDPPCVALFKQAQDEAWVIKQRSKAEIAGHVGKGKW; this is translated from the coding sequence ATGTTGTGGAAATGTTCTGTATGCGGCTACCTTCATGAAGGTAAAGAGGCTCCAGAAAAATGTCCAAAATGTGGAGTGCCTAAGGAGAAATTCTCGGCTTTATCCGAAGAAGATGCTAAAAAAGTCTATGATTCGGATCGTACAAATGAGATTCACATGGAAATTATCGAACTTGCAATGAAAATTAAAGATTTAGCCAAAGAAGGGATAGACATTAATCTTGACCCTCCTTGCGTAGCATTGTTTAAGCAAGCTCAGGATGAAGCTTGGGTCATTAAGCAAAGAAGCAAAGCTGAAATTGCAGGTCATGTAGGAAAAGGCAAGTGGTAA
- a CDS encoding 4Fe-4S binding protein translates to MKSKNTFELPLLKTILWVYIIMCVIIAGLNYGYASKAPASVSALIRWIWEFYENWIKTLFIFIGSILTLRIIGSSQRTTLRKMNLMGFIIAALVVHIVAPLLLHNGELYFFAMPLPWTTTPLQLLNSESSFYLSRFPVWGLSGITFALIFYVCISALVIVGTLLFGRRWQCSTLCLFNGFISEVFAPAFPLVGKAKKMKSKALNFFSILRWIFLVIALFFTFYWLLLLGGISLPGDIHLMSKIENYKYLSSELLTAMFFWIAFTGRGYCYYCPLGTMLSLLGKVAGQKIITNNANCLQCTQCNTACPMSIDIKINAKNGDPVTSSRCVGCGHCVDACPTRNLSYSTTFLKKISHN, encoded by the coding sequence ATGAAGAGTAAAAATACATTTGAATTACCCCTACTTAAAACAATTCTCTGGGTTTATATTATCATGTGTGTCATCATTGCTGGCTTGAATTATGGCTATGCCAGTAAGGCCCCGGCTTCTGTTTCAGCCCTTATCCGTTGGATCTGGGAATTCTATGAAAACTGGATAAAAACCCTTTTTATATTCATCGGCAGTATACTTACCCTGAGGATTATTGGTTCCTCGCAAAGAACTACTCTAAGAAAAATGAATCTAATGGGTTTTATTATAGCCGCCCTTGTTGTCCATATTGTAGCTCCTTTGCTTTTACATAATGGAGAGTTGTATTTTTTTGCAATGCCTTTACCTTGGACAACTACGCCTTTACAACTCCTCAATTCAGAATCCTCTTTTTACTTAAGCCGTTTCCCCGTGTGGGGTTTATCGGGTATTACCTTTGCTTTGATTTTCTATGTGTGTATCAGCGCCTTGGTCATTGTGGGAACCCTTCTCTTTGGTAGACGTTGGCAATGTTCTACGCTTTGTCTTTTTAACGGGTTTATCTCAGAAGTATTTGCTCCAGCTTTCCCTTTAGTGGGAAAAGCTAAAAAAATGAAGTCTAAAGCGCTCAACTTTTTCTCCATTCTCCGTTGGATTTTTTTAGTAATTGCCCTATTTTTCACTTTCTATTGGCTACTTCTTTTAGGGGGTATTTCCTTACCTGGCGATATTCATCTCATGAGCAAGATCGAGAACTATAAATACTTGAGTTCAGAGCTTTTAACCGCAATGTTTTTCTGGATCGCTTTTACAGGCAGAGGGTATTGCTATTACTGTCCCTTAGGTACAATGTTAAGTTTGTTAGGAAAAGTAGCTGGCCAAAAAATCATCACTAATAATGCAAATTGCCTTCAGTGTACTCAATGTAATACAGCATGTCCCATGTCCATCGATATAAAAATTAATGCAAAAAATGGTGACCCTGTCACCTCAAGCCGGTGTGTAGGCTGTGGCCATTGTGTCGATGCTTGCCCTACAAGAAATCTATCCTATTCAACGACGTTTTTAAAGAAGATTTCGCACAATTGA
- a CDS encoding YdcF family protein, translating into MTNNPVSWIYIVLGLAGILDTIFVTGLNGGLNLGTILPGILGIAVVLWVVSRNYLKHHFLKNHFPKLRLLFRIGISVFLASFMLIESLLLYNTKDSVPSQVDYLIILGAGLNGDQLSWTLWERVDKGLRILQDNKEMKVVVSGGQGQGEWITEAEAMQRYLIKQGIAKERILKEEKSTSTMENFRYSRVLLDQQTDYDPNEPVPVITNDFHMLRSKLLARRNGINPVGVPSPTPWYLRPNVYLREYFALVKSFVFDR; encoded by the coding sequence TTGACTAATAACCCAGTCTCTTGGATTTATATCGTGTTAGGATTAGCAGGAATTCTCGACACGATATTCGTTACTGGTCTTAATGGGGGGCTAAATTTAGGAACCATTCTGCCAGGAATCCTTGGAATAGCGGTGGTTCTTTGGGTCGTGTCGCGGAACTATCTAAAGCACCATTTTCTTAAGAACCACTTTCCGAAGCTACGTCTCTTGTTTCGGATAGGTATCTCCGTGTTCCTTGCTTCATTTATGCTTATCGAGAGTTTGCTTCTGTATAATACCAAGGATTCAGTACCCAGTCAGGTCGATTATCTCATCATTCTTGGCGCTGGCCTGAATGGGGATCAACTCTCTTGGACACTTTGGGAGCGGGTCGATAAAGGTTTAAGGATTTTACAGGATAATAAGGAAATGAAAGTGGTTGTCTCTGGTGGGCAGGGACAAGGAGAATGGATCACTGAAGCTGAGGCGATGCAGCGATATCTGATTAAACAGGGTATCGCTAAAGAACGAATTCTAAAGGAAGAAAAGTCGACGAGCACGATGGAGAATTTCCGCTATTCACGAGTACTTCTCGATCAACAGACGGATTATGACCCTAATGAACCTGTCCCGGTCATTACAAATGACTTCCATATGCTCCGTTCAAAGCTTTTGGCAAGACGCAATGGTATAAACCCAGTCGGTGTTCCATCACCAACACCCTGGTATTTAAGGCCAAATGTCTACTTGCGGGAGTATTTTGCGTTAGTGAAGTCCTTTGTATTTGATCGGTAG
- a CDS encoding universal stress protein — protein MTKILVPVDGSAGSDKALRFALSLSEGKDNEIILINVQPSYDTPNVKRFFSQEQIRSYQDELSKQVLDHTLEITKGFSTPVRTVLRLGIPGNEICKEAMDSSVNFIVMGYRGLGAIKRVILGSVATHVLHETPCPVTIVP, from the coding sequence ATGACAAAGATATTAGTACCCGTTGATGGATCTGCTGGCTCCGATAAGGCACTGCGTTTTGCACTTTCTCTTTCAGAAGGAAAGGATAATGAAATTATCCTAATAAACGTTCAACCCAGCTATGATACACCCAATGTAAAGCGCTTTTTTAGTCAAGAACAAATTCGTTCTTATCAAGATGAATTAAGCAAACAGGTATTAGATCACACACTCGAGATTACAAAAGGTTTTTCTACTCCAGTTCGCACAGTTCTTAGACTCGGAATACCTGGTAATGAGATCTGTAAGGAAGCAATGGATAGCTCTGTCAATTTCATCGTGATGGGTTATCGAGGACTAGGGGCTATCAAAAGGGTAATTCTGGGGAGCGTAGCAACCCACGTGCTCCATGAGACACCTTGTCCGGTAACGATTGTTCCCTAA
- a CDS encoding nitroreductase family protein: protein MFEIIIDPDQCIGCELCVNDCLTHDLELINNKAVPLHQYCFKCGHCIAICPQQAVSVENYDMSEIKDFEESTFTIEPETFLNVVKFRRSVRHYLDKEVKREKIEKIIEAGRYTETASNSQGVSYIVVQKEIPKLREQATKQLRTLIESGYNSSGLNLDEGDFLFRNAPVLILTVSKSKVDAGLAASNMEIMAVTQGLGAFFIGFFVRIANQDQEIKAILEMKPGEEIITCMAVGYPKIKYYRTVPRKKAKIRWK from the coding sequence ATGTTTGAAATTATAATTGATCCTGATCAGTGTATAGGCTGTGAACTTTGTGTCAACGATTGTTTAACTCATGACCTTGAGCTGATTAATAATAAAGCGGTACCTCTTCATCAATATTGTTTTAAATGCGGACATTGTATTGCGATTTGTCCGCAGCAGGCGGTTAGTGTTGAAAACTATGACATGAGTGAAATTAAGGACTTTGAGGAGAGTACTTTTACCATTGAACCGGAAACCTTTTTGAATGTGGTGAAATTTCGACGTTCGGTTCGCCATTATCTGGATAAGGAGGTGAAACGGGAAAAAATTGAAAAGATCATCGAAGCCGGTCGCTATACGGAAACGGCTTCGAACAGCCAAGGGGTTTCTTATATCGTCGTTCAGAAAGAGATTCCTAAGTTAAGAGAACAAGCCACAAAGCAGCTGAGAACGCTAATTGAATCGGGTTACAATTCATCAGGTCTGAATTTGGATGAGGGGGATTTTCTCTTTCGAAATGCCCCAGTGCTTATTTTAACCGTTTCTAAAAGCAAAGTGGATGCTGGATTGGCCGCCTCGAATATGGAGATCATGGCAGTTACGCAAGGGTTAGGGGCTTTCTTTATCGGTTTTTTTGTTAGAATTGCCAATCAGGATCAGGAGATCAAAGCGATTCTGGAAATGAAACCTGGGGAAGAAATCATCACCTGCATGGCGGTAGGGTATCCGAAGATAAAATACTATCGAACTGTACCTCGTAAAAAGGCGAAGATTCGTTGGAAATAA
- a CDS encoding (deoxy)nucleoside triphosphate pyrophosphohydrolase translates to MIEVSAAIIKKGETFLIAQRGRNKAQGLMWEFPGGKLEADETPEESLVREIKEELNIEIEVGAKFGENIYDYPSGKIKLIAFSAQWISGDLKLVEHERVKWVKASELQSFEFAPADIHFVEKLGKHDKFF, encoded by the coding sequence ATGATAGAAGTTAGTGCAGCAATAATCAAAAAAGGCGAAACCTTTCTTATTGCGCAAAGAGGTCGAAATAAAGCGCAAGGTTTAATGTGGGAATTTCCAGGTGGAAAACTTGAAGCTGACGAAACGCCCGAAGAAAGTCTTGTCCGAGAAATAAAAGAAGAACTCAATATCGAGATTGAGGTTGGAGCGAAGTTTGGCGAAAACATCTATGATTATCCATCTGGTAAGATCAAGTTAATTGCATTTTCTGCGCAATGGATATCAGGTGATCTTAAATTAGTCGAACATGAAAGGGTAAAATGGGTTAAAGCCAGTGAGTTACAATCGTTTGAATTTGCACCTGCAGATATTCATTTTGTCGAAAAGTTAGGGAAGCATGATAAATTTTTCTAG
- a CDS encoding ParA family protein: MPIVSVINYKGGVGKTTLTANIGAELAYRGKKVLLIDLDPQSNLTFSFIPVDDPSYQEGGTIKTWFDAFIDREEIIGLGDLIVRPRTIGRTLSGTLDLICSHLGLINVDLEFAVKLGGASQRQQRNNFIKVYSLLQKGLQTLLAEGHTKYDIVLIDCPPNFNIVTRNALVASDFYLVPAKPDYLSTLGIEQLNKHVEDLVSEYNSYIEKDPEGYSTIAPELLGIVFTMIGLRNGQPISAQEHYISNIRRVGLPIFDTKIRENKTIYADAPQYGVPVVVQRNSGETYVNIRKELQDLTQEFCGKVVLYNG, from the coding sequence ATGCCTATTGTATCTGTAATTAACTATAAAGGGGGAGTTGGCAAAACCACTCTTACAGCAAATATTGGAGCAGAGTTGGCGTACCGGGGAAAAAAAGTTCTGCTAATTGATCTTGACCCCCAATCGAATCTAACCTTTTCATTTATTCCTGTTGATGATCCCTCTTATCAAGAGGGAGGTACGATTAAAACCTGGTTCGATGCCTTTATTGATAGAGAAGAGATTATTGGACTCGGAGATTTGATTGTAAGACCCAGAACCATAGGCCGGACCCTTAGTGGAACCTTAGATCTAATTTGCTCTCATCTAGGTTTAATTAATGTCGATCTTGAATTTGCTGTCAAGTTAGGTGGGGCTTCGCAACGCCAACAAAGGAATAACTTTATCAAGGTTTATTCGCTCCTGCAAAAGGGGCTGCAGACTCTTTTGGCGGAAGGACATACAAAGTATGATATTGTTTTAATTGATTGCCCTCCAAACTTTAATATTGTCACAAGAAATGCTCTTGTAGCCAGTGACTTTTACCTGGTTCCAGCGAAACCCGATTATCTATCAACTTTGGGAATTGAGCAACTCAATAAACACGTAGAGGATCTCGTTAGCGAATACAATTCGTATATTGAAAAAGATCCTGAGGGGTATTCAACCATTGCGCCGGAATTACTAGGCATTGTTTTTACCATGATTGGGCTGAGAAACGGACAACCCATTTCTGCTCAGGAACATTACATATCAAACATTAGGAGAGTTGGGCTACCTATTTTTGATACGAAAATTCGAGAGAATAAAACGATCTACGCGGATGCTCCTCAATATGGCGTACCCGTCGTTGTACAGCGAAATTCTGGGGAGACTTATGTAAATATCCGTAAGGAACTCCAGGACTTAACACAAGAGTTTTGTGGAAAGGTTGTTTTATATAATGGTTAA